In Synechococcus sp. PCC 6312, one genomic interval encodes:
- a CDS encoding alpha/beta fold hydrolase — protein MSDVVVRGVSHYYQWICQDASASSEYPKPVMVFLHGWGGSSAYWQTTATALAPDFDCLLYDLRGFGQSQSAPKDQDNPQAYNLPSYVIDLKEFLDGLGLEKVYLNAHSTGASIAALFLSQYPDRVYQAILTCSGIFTYEPLPFALFHLIGGYVVQFRPRWLSQIPGVARLFMSRFLDRPIPQAWQQEFLEDFLQANGTAALGLMYSAVSEWAAIQIPQAFAGIQTPTLLISGEFDQIIPAPLGQAAAQLNPRVEQIVIPKTGHFPMLEDAATYLAVVNNFLKVPQPHP, from the coding sequence CCATTATTACCAGTGGATTTGTCAAGATGCCTCTGCCAGTTCTGAATACCCCAAACCTGTCATGGTGTTTTTGCATGGGTGGGGTGGCTCTAGTGCCTATTGGCAAACAACTGCAACGGCCTTAGCCCCAGATTTTGACTGCCTCCTCTACGATCTGCGGGGATTTGGACAAAGCCAGTCAGCCCCAAAGGATCAGGACAACCCCCAAGCCTACAATTTGCCTAGTTATGTTATAGACCTCAAGGAATTTTTAGATGGCCTGGGCCTGGAAAAAGTTTATTTGAATGCCCATTCCACCGGAGCCTCCATTGCTGCCCTCTTCCTCAGTCAATATCCCGACCGGGTTTACCAGGCCATCCTCACCTGTAGCGGTATTTTTACCTATGAACCCTTACCCTTCGCCCTCTTTCACCTGATTGGCGGTTATGTTGTCCAGTTTCGGCCCCGCTGGCTCAGTCAAATTCCCGGTGTGGCCCGTTTATTTATGAGTCGGTTTTTAGATCGCCCTATTCCCCAGGCCTGGCAACAGGAGTTTCTAGAAGACTTCCTCCAGGCCAATGGAACGGCCGCCCTTGGGTTAATGTACTCTGCCGTGAGCGAATGGGCTGCGATCCAAATTCCCCAAGCCTTTGCCGGAATCCAAACCCCCACATTGCTCATTTCAGGAGAATTTGATCAAATTATTCCCGCCCCCCTCGGCCAAGCCGCCGCCCAGTTAAACCCCCGCGTCGAGCAAATCGTCATCCCCAAAACCGGCCACTTTCCGATGTTGGAAGATGCTGCAACCTATTTGGCTGTGGTCAATAATTTCCTGAAAGTCCCGCAACCGCACCCCTAA
- a CDS encoding glycosyltransferase family 2 protein yields the protein MLKISIVTVCYNAEKTIERTIQSVINQKDAKIEYLIIDGASQDKTLDIIQSYQSGIGIVVSEPDRGLYHAMNKGIAKASGDYVYFLNADDYLVNELVIQSVTNFLIKHPDIDVVYGNLQVRYPHREPSLHRPPPPEQILDELICGALPHQATFARRSVLEAMGGFEEQYRIAADYDWFLRLTQQPNVKIGYMPITVASYAIDGQSAQMTKVLPEVYRIQNQFSPYQTPEWQQRRILAYQKQITELRQQESQWSETLAQLTVGGSEEVEIQTLIAKLQAAQATIEAMKTSKFWALRQKWFQAKKFLGLPGDIES from the coding sequence ATGCTTAAAATTTCGATTGTCACAGTTTGCTATAATGCCGAGAAAACTATTGAAAGAACAATTCAAAGTGTTATAAACCAAAAAGATGCCAAGATTGAATATTTAATTATTGATGGTGCATCTCAAGATAAAACCCTAGACATCATTCAGTCTTATCAGTCAGGCATTGGCATTGTTGTGAGTGAGCCGGATCGGGGGCTTTACCATGCGATGAACAAGGGAATTGCTAAGGCATCCGGTGATTATGTCTATTTTTTAAATGCCGATGATTATCTTGTTAATGAATTGGTGATTCAGTCTGTCACAAATTTCTTAATCAAGCATCCTGATATTGACGTTGTTTATGGTAATTTACAAGTCCGTTATCCCCATCGTGAGCCATCCTTACACCGACCGCCGCCCCCAGAGCAGATTTTAGATGAATTAATTTGCGGAGCTTTGCCGCACCAGGCCACCTTTGCTCGACGATCCGTTTTAGAGGCAATGGGAGGGTTTGAAGAACAGTATAGAATTGCTGCTGATTATGATTGGTTTTTACGCTTAACCCAACAGCCCAATGTCAAAATTGGTTATATGCCAATTACAGTTGCGTCCTATGCTATCGATGGTCAATCCGCCCAGATGACTAAAGTTCTGCCAGAGGTGTATCGAATTCAAAATCAATTTTCTCCCTATCAAACCCCCGAATGGCAGCAACGCCGGATTCTGGCCTACCAAAAGCAAATCACTGAACTGCGGCAACAGGAGTCCCAGTGGTCAGAAACTTTGGCCCAACTGACAGTGGGAGGCTCTGAAGAGGTTGAGATCCAGACATTAATCGCGAAACTACAAGCGGCACAGGCTACGATTGAAGCGATGAAAACCAGTAAATTTTGGGCCCTGCGGCAGAAGTGGTTTCAAGCCAAAAAGTTTTTGGGATTGCCTGGAGATATTGAGTCATGA